Proteins encoded in a region of the Trypanosoma brucei brucei TREU927 chromosome 5, complete sequence genome:
- a CDS encoding Sphingomyelin phosphodiesterase, putative (similar to Sphingomyelin phosphodiesterase 2 (EC 3.1.4.12) (Neutralsphingomyelinase) (nSMase) (N-SMase) (Lyso-platelet activating factor-phospholipase C) (Lyso-PAF-PLC) (Swiss-Prot:O60906) [Homo sapiens]), whose protein sequence is MAAEITVLTFNLWGIFNSKHRPERMAHFASKVEDYDIILLQEQFSESDFDIIIQNMPEEVRRTRYFKRYPTAFYGSGIAVISRFPVKSGVFFTFPLQGFPEQVLHGDYYANKGAAMLCVSVPCNNDVEVSGGSVMHRDVLVYSTHLVAVYQVPSQLRDWRDEVYLAVRLSQAISFANFIIATSNPTDHIIIGGDFNSELTSMEIRTMLILLRGHGYCLRSVLPVAKRPEEGMSKHECIENLARMTFSHENKFTCTDGKIITHGAYSPVQIDHIFISFNTLQLCSYEDCPGADAKYPFKQIMDGQELPAGVVVFRRNDEVFLGSQSRPGSSPRGTAGVRPVPSGEQEAKEMSCPLSDHYGVAARLRLLTEEEKNGGSGKVSSRATASKLTEEDEASLCEAVSFLEHSVKRLKRESRKYIMLSIVFAVIMMLCIIYMVARPYLQMHPTRSTLKNIISLCHHNEHPNLKGIGDTSQQRGGTVRRIEQFLKDTFSLNLEGSRGKTQAVELREQDYEAVASVLHGAGLHNIFFPLVAVVASIMSFCCLVIALLNRKSYAKIISDQITELGNSFLRHEMHKGNGCK, encoded by the coding sequence ATGGCTGCGGAGATAACTGTTCTAACTTTTAACCTCTGGGGTATCTTTAACTCCAAGCACCGTCCTGAACGCATGGCACACTTCGCCAGCAAAGTAGAGGATTATGATATCATTTTACTTCAGGAGCAGTTCTCAGAGTCTGACTTCGATATCATTATCCAAAATATGCCAGAGGAGGTTCGACGCACGCGTTACTTCAAACGGTACCCGACTGCATTTTACGGCTCAGGTATTGCGGTCATATCGCGGTTTCCTGTCAAGTCCGGTGTGTTCTTCACTTTTCCGCTTCAGGGATTTCCGGAGCAAGTGCTGCATGGCGACTACTACGCAAATAAGGGAGCAGCGATGCTCTGTGTCAGTGTCCCGTGTAACAATGACGTGGAGGTGAGTGGTGGCAGTGTGATGCACCGTGATGTACTGGTGTACAGTACACATCTTGTAGCCGTGTATCAGGTGCCCTCTCAACTGCGTGACTGGCGCGATGAAGTATACCTCGCCGTTCGGTTGAGCCAGGCGATTTCGTTTGCCAACTTCATCATAGCAACATCAAATCCCACTGATCATATCATCATTGGTGGAGACTTTAACTCGGAACTCACTTCAATGGAGATACGTACCATGCTGATATTGCTCCGGGGGCACGGCTACTGCCTCCGCTCCGTACTTCCAGTTGCAAAAAGACCAGAAGAAGGCATGAGCAAGCATGAATGTATTGAAAATCTTGCGCGAATGACTTTTTCCCACGAAAATAAGTTCACATGTACAGACGGGAAAATAATTACTCACGGTGCTTATTCGCCTGTGCAAATCGATCATATATTCATATCGTTCAACACGTTACAGCTATGCTCTTACGAGGATTGTCCAGGTGCCGATGCCAAGTATCCCTTTAAGCAGATTATGGATGGACAGGAGTTACCCGCTGGTGTGGTAGTCTTCAGACGAAACGACGAGGTGTTCTTGGGTTCACAATCGAGACCTGGGTCATCGCCAAGGGGTACAGCTGGCGTGAGGCCCGTACCTTCAGGAGAGCAGGAGGCGAAGGAAATGAGTTGCCCACTTTCAGACCACTACGGTGTCGCAGCTCGGCTGAGGTTGCTtacggaggaggagaaaaatggGGGTTCTGGTAAGGTCTCTTCCAGAGCAACGGCCTCCAAATTGACAGAAGAGGATGAGGCGTCTCTATGTGAAGCTGTCAGCTTCCTCGAGCACTCTGTAAAGCGCCTGAAGAGGGAAAGCCGCAAGTATATCATGTTGAGCATTGTTTTTGCAGTTATTATGATGTTATGTATTATTTATATGGTTGCCCGCCCCTATTTGCAGATGCACCCAACGCGATCAACGCTAAAGAACATCATATCGTTGTGCCATCACAATGAGCATCCCAACCTGAAGGGAATAGGTGATACTTCACAACAGAGGGGGGGAACTGTACGCCGAATTGAACAATTTTTGAAAGACACATTTTCGTTGAATCTGGAAGGTTCGAGAGGTAAGACCCAGGCGGTTGAGTTACGTGAACAAGACTACGAAGCAGTCGCTTCAGTGCTTCATGGTGCTGGTCTTCACAacatcttctttcctcttgttgctgttgttgcttctatAATGAGCTTCTGCTGCCTCGTCATCGCACTTCTAAACAGAAAAAGCTACGCCAAAATTATTTCTGATCAGATAACTGAGCTTGGAAATAGCTTTCTGCGGCATGAAATGCATAAAGGTAATGGTTGTAAATGA
- a CDS encoding RNA-binding protein, putative (similar to Glycine-rich RNA-binding protein. (Swiss-Prot:Q03878) [Daucus carota]): protein MPSSSLSSPHPLVTAAILLETSLGELVVDLYGADCPVATAELVNLCRCKYFNGCIATEVVPDNVMILAHPVEELRRQTFASLLEASGQCHQLGGDTASDGRAVKQLIYNEWKRMRRHTAQLRRNSGASGKAEAGRLEFVPQSASNAVGAIRRSGLLLLEVPKVDGGGSNDEVSPKMQLLITLSNRHQDYFEDNFMVLGEVREGNNVVEKMRVAPHRRLTSVSGITTRPSRLIRIRHMTVLPTAGTDAFADISHRDRRKTMEENNLSSRLAQVGCFRHWATLGAVQAANKGLVSLLKREASKSTARKGRKGSSDETESFSGCEFLVIPEDSAQGGARNFPNHDTNNGDDYDILSVKYNSHFHGDYLSSDDDTDGDGNFGSRKEREKRQQEKMRLHQDKLNETRALTLNLLDGIGDASGELKPEGNVLFVCRLNPLTTSEGLEMCFSQFGKVKSVQVIRDSKTGDSLCYGFVEFADEETCYRAHQKMDNALIDDRRIHVDFSQSVSKLWMEKQRELRKRVRQ from the coding sequence ATGCCAAGTTCGTCGTTGTCGAGTCCCCATCCTCTCGTTACTGCAGCAATTCTTCTTGAAACGTCTCTGGGAGAACTTGTAGTTGATTTGTATGGCGCAGATTGTCCCGTAGCCACGGCGGAGCTCGTGAACTTGTGCCGCTGCAAGTACTTCAACGGCTGCATAGCTACCGAAGTAGTACCAGATAATGTCATGATATTGGCCCACCCAGTTGAGGAATTACGGCGGCAGACATTTGCTTCGCTTCTTGAAGCGAGTGGTCAATGTCATCAACTAGGGGGCGATACGGCATCAGATGGGCGTGCGGTGAAACAATTAATATATAATGAATGGAAACGGATGCGAAGGCACACCGCACAGTTAAGGCGCAACAGTGGTGCTAGCGGAAAAGCTGAAGCGGGCCGTTTGGAGTTTGTCCCCCAGTCAGCCTCGAATGCCGTTGGGGCGATACGCCGTAGTGGACTTTTATTACTGGAGGTTCCAAAAGTGGACGGTGGAGGCAGTAATGATGAAGTTTCTCCAAAGATGCAACTACTTATTACCCTCAGCAACCGTCACCAAGACTATTTCGAAGATAACTTTATGGTGTTAGGTGAAGTgcgtgaaggaaataatgtCGTGGAGAAGATGCGTGTAGCACCACACAGACGGTTGACATCTGTGTCCGGAATCACGACCCGGCCGTCTCGACTTATACGAATTAGGCACATGACCGTCTTGCCCACGGCTGGGACTGATGCTTTTGCTGATATCTCGCACCGGGACAGGAGGAAGacaatggaagaaaataatctCTCTTCCCGTCTGGCACAGGTTGGTTGCTTTCGTCATTGGGCAACGCTGGGGGCAGTGCAGGCAGCAAACAAAGGCCTCGTTTCGTTACTTAAAAGAGAAGCTTCCAAAAGCACTGCCCGTAAAGGTAGGAAGGGTTCCAGCGATGAAACGGAGTCATTCAGTGGGTGTGAGTTTCTTGTTATTCCCGAAGACTCTGCACAAGGGGGCGCCCGCAATTTTCCCAACCATGATACGAACAATGGGGATGATTACGACATTTTGTCGGTGAAGTATAATTCACATTTTCATGGCGACTATCTTAGTTCTGACGATGATACTGACGGGGATGGCAATTTTGGGTCCCGTAAGGAGCGTGAGAAACGACAGCAGGAAAAAATGCGCCTCCATCAGGACAAGCTTAACGAAACTCGTGCACTCACGCTGAACCTACTTGATGGTATTGGGGATGCATCCGGTGAGCTGAAGCCGGAGGGAAACGTACTGTTTGTGTGCAGACTAAATCCACTAACAACGAGTGAAGGTTTGGAAATGTGTTTTTCTCAGTTTGGTAAGGTTAAGTCGGTGCAGGTGATACGGGACTCCAAGACGGGGGATTCATTATGCTATGGGTTCGTTGAATTTGCTGATGAAGAGACATGCTATAGAGCACAtcagaagatggacaacgcACTCATTGACGATCGGCGCATTCATGTGGATTTCTCTCAATCCGTTTCAAAACTATGGATGGAGAAGCAACGTGAATTGCGCAAGAGGGTGCGCCAATAA
- a CDS encoding meiotic recombination protein SPO11, putative, with the protein MESFVLNVIYEIVTYQGMKYERQRKGDAQHPADAALRSEDGDDACELRSPERQPSGPNLLTVSSQQQQLPRLRLLRQQLLVLRHLYANVQLGVICTQRDVYYRLVRFFPDQGCVNRVIQQLVQQLGLPRQLLGVVPGTRGCVGGSLSFHGIDLRRYSSEGLPLPVLREELSVVWRPKHECESIPVHSPDDIEGFELHNDIRYIIVVEKHAVFFRLMEEKIFDRVSCVLLTSHGFPTAAALTLLSNLHRTATDVGVPVVALVDYNPSGLSILQQYKHDTGRIQENRYASVHSLRWLGLRGCHVLHDGSTEVADSQCLSSGIHAGDAVGHIPRVARLPFQPFTQRDDVMISNIIARWAAIWKGCDDGEDAQRVWFREAQIMQTSRVKVELEAIYECSASGPYEPTQKGFSSQSLHKGSFSTWVCRGLFRRDYI; encoded by the coding sequence ATGGAATCGTTTGTGTTGAACGTTATTTATGAAATTGTGACTTATCAAGGGATGAAATATGAGAGACAGCGAAAGGGAGATGCGCAACATCCAGCTGATGCCGCACTCCGATCCGAAGATGGGGACGATGCATGCGAGTTGAGATCCCCGGAGCGACAACCATCCGGTCCCAACCTCCTGACGGTATCgtcacagcaacaacaattgcCCCGACTGCGGCTATTACGTCAACAGCTATTGGTTCTTCGTCACCTCTATGCTAATGTTCAACTTGGTGTTATATGCACGCAGCGGGACGTTTATTACCGGCTGGTTCGGTTTTTTCCGGATCAGGGCTGTGTCAACCGTGTCATTCAACAACTAGTCCAACAACTCGGTTTGCCTCGACAGCTGTTGGGTGTTGTTCCGGGAACACGCGGTTGTGTAGGCGGTTCATTAAGCTTCCACGGAATTGATTTACGGCGGTACTCGTCTGAGGGTCTTCCATTACCTGTTCTACGGGAGGAACTAAGTGTTGTGTGGCGCCCGAAACATGAATGTGAGTCAATACCCGTCCATTCCCCTGATGATATTGAAGGATTTGAACTTCACAACGACATACGCTACATTATTGTTGTGGAAAAGCATGCAGTGTTTTTTCGgctgatggaagaaaaaatatttgatCGGGTTTCGTGCGTTTTATTAACCTCCCATGGGTTTCCCACCGCTGCAGCTTTGACGCTGCTTTCAAATTTGCATCGGACGGCAACAGATGTTGGTGTACCTGTCGTCGCACTGGTTGACTATAACCCCAGTGGGCTTTCAATTCTCCAACAGTACAAACATGACACGGGACGGATTCAAGAAAACCGTTATGCTTCCGTTCACTCACTACGATGGTTAGGTTTGCGTGGATGCCACGTTTTGCATGATGGGAGTACTGAAGTAGCGGATTCTCAATGTTTGTCATCAGGAATTCATGCGGGTGATGCGGTGGGTCATATACCGCGTGTTGCTCGCCTACCATTCCAGCCGTTTACTCAACGCGATGATGTTATGATTTCAAACATTATTGCAAGATGGGCCGCTATTTGGAAGGGATGTGACGATGGCGAAGATGCGCAGCGTGTGTGGTTTAGAGAAGCCCAAATAATGCAGACGTCACGTGTTAAGGTGGAGTTGGAGGCGATCTATGAGTGTAGTGCAAGTGGCCCATACGAACCTACGCAAAAAGGATTTTCCTCACAATCTTTACATAAAGGCAGCTTCTCTACGTGGGTGTGTAGGGGATTATTTAGGCGGGACTACATTTAG